The segment caggcagctgatattagcaaaagtcttaattcaggtgtaccatatgctCTCTCCCGACTTCTCCTGAGTTCGATTTGGTAGAACTCTTACTGATTACTACGTTTTTATATTGAATGCGgtacaaatatataacattaGGGCGTctgtatgattatattttatgggaGACTTggttttggggattttttttcaaaaaaaaaaaatccaaatttttttttttttttttgaatttgaatgtaATTCTTTGAAagtagatatggatttttaaattttttttccaaaaaaattttatatttgaatttttttttaaaaaagtaaattttttttttgtaaaaagctatagatttttgaattttttttgcaaaaaatttaatttttcaaattttctttccaattaATCCATATATTTTACCAAAGGACTATTTGGGACATTAGGccaaaaaggatatttaatataatgatatatgtatgcgatagtatattttaattcaatttaaaatcgTCCATATGCTATGTAAGTAAATTCTATCGTGTTATTTTgcagaaatatatttctattattaataatgatcattatatgAACACAATAAGAATGTAGTTCGATTTTTTTCCGttatagtactttaaataaatttagtaatgaAGAAACACGACAGCAATTCAAATGAAAGAAGTGCTTCCCTGTTCTCAAATAGTTAACATACGacatcatttttcatattggaaaatactcatgtgTTAACGAACAAATATATTATCAGTAAAGAGCAGTACCTTCCCGTGTCACAACCATAGTGACGACAATTAACTAAATTTGATCATTACATAAAGTgttgaataattgtttttaaatcaatttctatagccattaaatatctatatatatttattaagcagGTTGAATATTGTAAGCATTTTAGGCatggaaaaacatttgaaaatattaaacttcacACAAATATAGCCTACATTGCTCTTAATGAATTTAGCTTTTTAAAATCCGTTTtgtgatgtatttttatatttttagatgattattagatcctgtttttgatcatgttttttttttttttttttctcgcctcctttatttttttttgtgaatgttttatattatgttgTGTCGACTTTTTTCTTTGACGTTTATAATACTCTGAGCGTGTGATAATAATGcaggtaaatatttaaaaacaaaaattaacatagctattggtaactctgacaatttgaagaatgtttgagtgGTAAACAGTTTATCTGACATGACAATTCATCAGATTACTTACAAGCTGCCaagagagacaaaaaaataaacacaagtccccactccgtatcaagtaAGGACATGGGCAAAAATTACTCCTCTTTCCATTTTCAATTCTAATATAAGTCCGCCAAGGACATACACTTTAACTCCTCCGTGatactctccgtcatttatgagaTACCACACTGGTtgttaaactttataattatatgccattgcctcaagaatgaaagaatagttATATCagccttaaaaaatatgacattgcgGCCTTCAAATATACCGATTAGActtaatttttctgtaaaattgagTTTTGCTATGATCATTAGCAAGTCCAGtccaagtttttatttattttttaagctacTCAAATGCAAGAGGTATTAAAGTTTGTGTAATTTTACACAGACTACACAAATAGTAAAGAAACTAAAATTCTACCCACCCCTTAGGACTGACGATCAGTACTATAAAGAACATGCCCCAACTTCAATAGGCGAGCTTAAAAGATTatcaataaatgttataaactGGATTCTTGACGCAGGAGAGAATGATTTTAAAGTCGAGGCAATAGTTGCAAAGACACTCAGGATTATTTACGCTTGTAGAACAAAAAGGACTCCTCTTCCTGCAGGTTTAAACACAGCAATCACAAGatataataaagtttcaaaagacaataagtttttaaaatagcattgtTTTTCGAAACGATTTCTGTCTTATCCTCATTGATTTCCAGACCTGAGAGTTTTTCAAACCAAGGCAAGGTCCAAAACATTTCTATTAGTGAGGCAATGATGAGGACTCTTCCAGCATCAATGATGGCTGTAGTATCGTCTGCATAGACATATATTGATTCTCCTCCACGTACTCTGGTCTTATGTATTAGTCTGTTACTGCTTATAtccctaaaaaaaagatataccaCAATAATAAACAGAATCGCTGCAACGGGGTCTCCCTGCTTACATCCTCGGCCAACGTTAAAAGACCTAGCATTCGTACCATTACCATACCTTGTTACAGATTTGGCCTGCATAGTCGCTATTGCCCGTACCATAATATCTCCAAAACTTTTTGCTTTCAAGGTTTCTATAACACTGCGATAAGAAATGGTGTCAAACACCTTATTAAAATCAAGTGCTACAATAGTAGCcttctttcattttgaaaggCCGTTTGAAGATtagcaataatattttcaattctttttccTGTAACGAACCCCGTTGAGAGAAATGTAATAGGTCCTATAGTCGTTCAGTAATGAGATATgagaaaattttgtataaataatgttaCAATGTTATTGGTCTAAGTTTACTAACAAATCttgtatacttattattttttggaatagttATGAGTAATCCATCGTTCATATACGTCGGAAATACGTttccataattataaatttgaataactcTTTTAAAAGTAGGCGCAAGTTCTTGAGCAAAATTTTGCACAATTAAAAGGTAATCCCAGACGTTCCTGgagattttccttttttgccGCAGTTTTAGATAGCAAATACTATTTCTGCCAAATAAATATGTCTATTTGTGGCTTACACTTATTTGGGAATATCAGTTGGGATTTGAACTTTGATGTAATCGGCGATATTTGCATTGTTAAGTTTACATTTACTGCAAGCTACTGATTTTTTGAATTCTCTGCAACGGTAGAGCTCTTCAAAATAATCAGCaactatatttttgatcattGAAGGGTTCTCCTCCAGTTTATTATTGGAGTAGTACATTCCATCCGTCCAggtccataatttttttttccgcgCTTCTATTCGGAAATTTTTGCCTTTTCTTGccatttctatttttctaaattttacttCCGAACAGGTgtcttaaattttgtatctataaaagactgatttctcctttatttttaataatttgtccCATTTTGATTATGTGCAGtatttctacttttcttttgaGTGCTTCTCTTTTTGAGTAGTCAATTGCAATCCTCCTCTATCcgttttccataaattttattttattcaatatagaaGAGCTTTGTCGGAGGCGAATTCTGGTATTTGTAATCCCATTGAACATTTTCCTTTGAAAGTCTAAATTACTTAAGATAGAACTGTTGAGTCTCCATCTCTTACGATTGTGTATgttaattatcatttcaaatgtGGTCCGTATGGTTAGATGATCTGATATTGAATTAGGAATGACTTGAAAGTCCACTGGTTTATAGCTTCCACTTTTTCTATAATGACATAAGTCGAGTCTGAGGTGACTTTCTTAATATTTCGTGTATTATTAGAGAAGGTGTGTAAGTTGTCCTTTTTGAGTACAGCAGCGAAGTCATTCAtatctattataattttcttcattgctAAGGAAGTTTTTCGATTCCCCATTCCATTTATAGTAGTATCCGCCTTTTTAAGTTTTAGATTGAATTCCCCGTAATAATTGTACTCATGTTACTGATTAAAGGTTgaataacattaaaatagaattattgaTTGTCTTCATTAGGACCATATATTCGAAAGATATCAGTGTTCGAACCACAgtgttttatgattatatagcATAGATTCGAACAGAATATATCACTCCTTAAAACCATAATAATCCTTTATACTTGATCTTGTGTACCAAAGAACAACCACATCGGGCTaattcagaaaggaaagataTTTAATGAGTTTGTTCTTACGGATATTCGAGATAAGAGAGTTTACATATAGGGAGAAACAAAAAgattcattcttttatttaataaaaaagtggtCAGACATTGAAAAACCTTCAACGTATTCAATACATCAGATTTCATTCACCAAAGCAgtgaatgtttgcttttttcaACATTGACGACACACCAGGGATCTTTGGAGAGGTTTCTCTTCTATTGCTATTAGATCTTCCTCTTTTTAAGCCTATCAAATCATTAATCCAGGAAGATCAAAGCTCAGTATTTTTTCTTCCTCGAGTATtgacattccttttttttccactCCCAGGAACATCTTTTGCCGAACGgagcaatttattttcattattatgatttttataatcataagaattatttgaaacttcaggtctttttttttttaaacatagtgATCTCCCGAAACACCACAACCCCTCGAAACCTCAGGACTTCTATGTATGATCTTTTCGTCCTCTCCCACAGGAATAACTGTCACAGTAGATGGTAACTCTTCATTTGAAACATCTACTTCTTGACTTCTACTATTCCAACTACTTCGAGTACTTTAGAAGCATTAGAACTTCCTTCTAGTTCTAGTTCATGGTGTTTTAAACTATTTGGTGTGTTTTACTCTTCTTTTGGAATTTCAGTATTTCCAGATGTCTCTGATTCTTTAAGAAAGCTCAGgcgctttttaatttttgaccgCAATACTTTAGTATAATTCCTTATCAACAAATCATAAAAAGACTGTAGCATCAAACACGTCGACAAAATTCATGTTGTCCTGTCTAAAGGACGATTTATCTCATCAGTGAATACAAGAACGAATGTATCCCACTGGAAATCCATATTTAAGTTAATGGCACTAGAAGCTGATTTAATCAATCCGTCATAACGAACTATTCTTGCATAGGTGATTTGGGGCTTTTCGGGATCCGGTGGATTTTTCACTACACAGTACAAACACACCACTTTTTGAGGGTGGAGAGCCCACTTTTGAcgccagcaatgaaagaaacccatctacTCCGTTTAAACACTCTATTCAATgagttttgaatgagtcttttgagctcttttttgacatttttgggccccatacagccctgatgccaacccccacTACTAaaccttttggatgcatgtaTGTAAGCCAGTACTgtaacgccatgacagaggactacatctgcagtgggtggaAGACCTTCTCTGTCGGCTTAGAAGACATAATTGTctctaagggcggctacattaatgattaagagagctcagacgcacatctatttatagcattaCTTTTGTTGaagttgaatatatttataatggattatatcttgttgaagtttaaaattcaaattgttcagattttaattgaccactcGGTATACGATATGTTAAGAAATAACTCCGAGGAATGTTGGGTATAATAAATTACACTTAACATAACTAAAGAGATCTTTGTATATTGaggcatattttttaatggagtCATTTTGACtctgtattttttgttctttcgtTGTTGTTGTCCTAAATATCGTTAGCCAACTTTCCCACTAACTACTTCTTCATACTAATCCTTTACCAATTAACTTCTTTTAGCTTTGAAATGATTTACAAAtagttgtatttaaataaatttattagattttacggatttaaaaaaaaagttatgaaatgaaaaaaaatattttgagactGTGAAAGCAGAAAATGTGTCACATTGAAGCATTTGTAGCATTCACCACCCTCATATAGCCGTTGCTAATGTAACAATAATAGGTGGTTATTCTGCAAAATTGCTGGTGACCAAGGTATGCCCGTTtggttcgataacttgttgccaacgagaatttaacttcataatgcccttcacGTAGAAGTCCTTGTCCATATTGGAAAAACATACTCGGAGAACTCATATTCACAGGCCCCTGTTCAGGGCAAATTTGAACCCCCAAAAgtgttggccatagacaggaacaggcgATAGTCACTTAGTGCCAAGTCCGGACtatagggtggatgcataaaaacttccgGTGCGTCATCAATGATGTGTTTGGCCTGGTATTGTCTTGATTAAACACGATTCATCTGCTATTcaagtatctttttttatccAGTCTTCTGAAAATggtttaaaatgattttatgatcAATGTTCAGCTCCTTGGCGTTGCTATGACTCCTAACATGACGGCctatctcgatattttccatgattttatctacattttcgaCGACTTGCTTGCCAGTACATGGAGTATCATTCACCTCTACTACACCAGAACAAAATCGcttgaaccactgttgtgcaacacgaactgaAAGAGTATAAAAcccgtatacattgcaaaatTCGAaacatttttccctttcagagAGTAAAAATGGTTGATTTCTTCCTTTGCGACCTCATTACTccacgcacgataattcacaactgagctggacaagcgcaatactgtccaaCAATCGTTTGTATTATACACTCAGACCTTGTATGATACGATGTAATTAATAATGAGCAATGtatacttagttaaaataaaGGGTAAGAAATACCAAATTACTTTTGCCACAACCTATTATGAATAGAacttataattctatttttaaacgagtacaattttttacttattattcccaactatagatttaattttgtaatatatattatgatatatctattttgataatatttataatatgttaatacttaattataacaAAGATTTCTATTACTTCTGTTTGAATGCACCATTGACCAACCATTGACGTGATGTTACATAAAAGACTTGAAtactcatacatacatacatagtctCAAACATTACGAACGTTGATATCTATTCATCATACCCTTACAATTATAGGTAAATTAAGTATATTCTACACAATAagtcaaatttattcaaaagaaatatacatgTTCATGTATTATCTAGATCTTTCTTGATTTCAATGTCAAGGTAGACTCTTAATTCTTCATGGAAAACACCACCAACAAATTGgctaatagttataataaatacCAACCTCTAAAACGAAATCGTAGAACATTCCGAGAGTGCgtcagaaaataattatatctataaagaTCCTAAAATACGATCATCTAATTCATTTAGGCTCAAAAAGTTGTTCATGTCATATCGATAATGTTCAAGACTTGTTAATTCGAAGAAGTaatacgatatatatatatgtatgtaaaaggaTCATATCCTATATccattgaaatcaaaattaccATTAAGTGCTAATAGTTTGAATTCGAAATGAAATTGGGTATATTATCGTTGTGCATGATTCTTTGCACAGTTCCATTGACTGTCCTCGCAGTTCCTACATCATCATTTTTGCCATTAAATGCATCCCTATCAGTTGGGGCCTTTCAACGAATACCAAATGTTCCTACTACTCTCTCAAGGAAAAGAAGATTTGTGTTTGATTcggattttttatcaaaaaccacTTTTAAAGTAACCTTTGCCCTTGAATTCCCTGTTGGGGATTTTAGTCTTACATCCTCTCTTCCGATCACGTATACCTTTGGAACAGGACAGTAAGTTCTTATAAAGTCAGACATATTAATTTTGGATTATATGTTCATATTAAAGATATGttaacaaataaatcaaaaaacacAGTTTCGTTTTTATAtgcaattataattatgtaattttaacacttttaatCACACACAAGAATAGATAAGTATCGATTGCTTGAGGGCGCTAATATCCCATAAGATCACTTCAACTGTTGTGGGACCCTGCTATATGATAAAACCtaatcaaagaatatatataaagaacttCTTCATTTCCATATTCTTTCAACctaattaatagattattataGCCTAAATATCACGAAAACAAATTACGTCATCTCTAATCCATAACAGCCTCCTCACTGTTTATATTTTCCATGCATGTAATTGTTACACATTCCATGAGTATTTGTTAGTAAACTATTTTTGAGCAGTAGCACTCTTTAAATTAAACGTAGATGCgctgtattttcctttcagctgttttcattaacTTTCAAAAGTTGACTCAAGTATGACTTAAAGTAGCTGACTTTACTTATTATGCACtcaaaaaaaggtataaaataagatttcgattttaacattaatataaCTCAATTAGGGGCCTTCGTTAAGAATTTGTATCATTTCAAACTCAGTCATTGATCAGACTATgaattcaaaaagtattatcattaaaaactactctctagataataaaaaacagtGGACAACaagaaaaactaataaaaaaccCAAACATTTTATATGCTTATAGACCAATCTTTTGACTATTTGGAACCATAGTCCATATACCATATATTCATTactaagttaaataataatggcatgtaggagaaaaaaatataatttttacagaaATTAACCTATAATAGATAATTAGCTTAAACTGATGATCATGGACATTAAATTTGTAGGTGAATTGTTTAGTTTGCATACTCAATTTACTATAATGAAATTTTGCCAGTAGATAGATAAAGGACTAAAATTTATCtcaaatgtattcaaatattcctCAGATCAACAAATAACCAACAGATGGCAAAGAATATCAAACCTCATATTAAGAAATGAAACGGATATAACTCAcgaagttgatttttttttttttttgacaaaggtATAGCTGGGATCTTGAAGTATATGTTAAACTAAAGAAGTATATTACACTTGAtagaaactttaaataaataaatcatacatatagttatttaaaaaaaattatatttgtcgtCATTTCAGACTCAGTCGTGAAAATGGACAACACTATGAGCAGGATTCCTTCAGAGGACGAAGCCTTCAATCCTCAGAAACAGTTTATAGCATTCTATCCACAGCTGAGGAGTACGTGACTCGATTAGGTGGTGGGATTAACGGACATGATTGTGCGCTACGAGCCATTTGTGAAATTGCACAATTTCCTGAGCATGAGGATGGTTTCCTTGGAGAAGTTGTGAATCTCATTGTGAATGGAAACAAGAACGGTGGACTCAATTCCTTTTTCAGTAGGGAGTCAAATGTATATCAAGAGGCTTATTATCAGGGTAGCTATGAAGGAAATTGCTCTGAGTATCAAGAGAGTTGTTCCATCTCCTTCTTTGATGTGAGTGAATTGCTCCAATGTTCCGAATATTACTTTCTTACTTgtaattttattcttataatttatagtttgttGAAAGTAATTACATGGGTCATAAAAACCCTCATGTCAACAATTTATCCACTCATTACCAAGATGGAGATCCTTCAATTAATTCTATTAATGGGACCTATTAGTAGGACACTTTGTTATTTATACCTTTGGTATCCTAGAAGATTATACCAAACTAACATTAATtgtatcaattaattttgtagctgtttttatttttatttatatcaaataaatgtattcatttatggTTCACCTTACTCTTAcgttgtacataaataatttgataaggTATTGAAACATCCCTTTTAAATTAGAATCCATTGAGTTTACCGAAAGGGAATCGTTTTCTAGCTTTTTACGCCATTTAAAAAGTTACCTTAACACTTTTTCATTATAAGTTCCCCAGGCAAGGAACCGTTTATACTTTTTccgttcctttaaaaaaaatatatatattaatggactCATTTGTTAATCCAATTCCATTCAGTCATTCATTTCCATAAAAGCAAAAAGAAGTCGGTTCTGTAATTTTTGGCCAAACTTAGTTACCTGCGgaaaaagatttttccaatatagattaatttttcccCGCTCGCTTTCTATATTTACTTCCGTctacttaactttttttaatggatttgttggtaaaaatgagtcctcatcCGACACACATACGGACAGACAGATAATTTTGTTGTATTAATATAGCTATTTACAACagaaagattcaaaaataactaatggtATCCCATTTAACGTACTTCTTCCAGATCATGATCGGAGGAAACTGTTGTTGGGGATACATTCATAGGACAATAATGTCTataagggttaaaaaaaaaatagtattcaatttATGAAAGTCATTCAATTCGACTAATTCAAAATTGTCGAGATTTTTCATGGAACATAATGATGAACATCGCCATGAAATATGAAAGGgagctttaaaatatagtttattgtaTGTGAGCTTATCGTTTCTATTGATGTTTGTTTTAGTGCTAAGCAAGTTAAGTCATCATTCTGAATAAATAGAACATGATGTTCTTAATAGTAATTACCAATAAGGATGCAAAATGTTAATTTCACATTGTACGAATCTCATGGGAAAATAGATTGGCTGTACATTGTATAAAAGAAAGGAAACACTTATTTACCGCTACcttgtccttcaaaaaaattggcGTGGCTGCTTCATCTAAAGCTACTCAACCTTCTTCATGTTACtgatattgtttatttcaaaaggtAAGTCATTTAACTGGGAAGGCAAAATGGAACCACTCAAGAATGATTTTGAAGTTGACCAACCTGAAACATTGCAAATCACTTTATACAGAATTAGTTTTGACTGCTTTACATCATGGTGTGATATATATTGTACCTTAGTTTCCAATTC is part of the Lepeophtheirus salmonis chromosome 14, UVic_Lsal_1.4, whole genome shotgun sequence genome and harbors:
- the LOC121128864 gene encoding uncharacterized protein; the protein is MKLGILSLCMILCTVPLTVLAVPTSSFLPLNASLSVGAFQRIPNVPTTLSRKRRFVFDSDFLSKTTFKVTFALEFPVGDFSLTSSLPITYTFGTGQLSRENGQHYEQDSFRGRSLQSSETVYSILSTAEEYVTRLGGGINGHDCALRAICEIAQFPEHEDGFLGEVVNLIVNGNKNGGLNSFFSRESNVYQEAYYQGSYEGNCSEYQESCSISFFDFVESNYMGHKNPHVNNLSTHYQDGDPSINSINGTY